In Helianthus annuus cultivar XRQ/B chromosome 3, HanXRQr2.0-SUNRISE, whole genome shotgun sequence, a single window of DNA contains:
- the LOC110929910 gene encoding uncharacterized protein LOC110929910, which yields MNNRSIHNSVPTDIAFKIASLLQELDLCALGSCSRFWRELCGSDHIWSGLCIDRWPALGFDKGQSYDVVPEFNPHHLQQQHLDSNLKGWRGFYVNKHHEMASKADAVIAFLEQCISSESIEVNHYLVAMQNMHSMQFGFRDVVLFFFKENLHVLLNLAGMHYCIAWLGVPAERVMEALYRSKISDRKICVQWWKLGRWSYGFRLRDESISRRASLRDLAMTKEQEVLDVLYRGAIHEVIRVQISAPKPVSSHWSCQSQIAGTSG from the exons ATGAACAATCGGTCCATACACAACTCGGTTCCCACCGATATTGCCTTCAAAATCGCCTCTTTGCTTCAG GAGTTGGATTTGTGTGCGTTGGGTAGTTGCTCTCGGTTTTGGCGGGAGCTTTGTGGGTCGGATCATATATGGTCAGGTCTATGCATAGACAGGTGGCCAGCCCTAGGTTTTGACAAAGGTCAATCTTATGATGTTGTTCCTGAATTCAACCCTCATCATCTCCAGCAGCAGCATTTGGACTCTAATTTGAAG GGATGGAGGGGATTTTATGTGAATAAACATCATGAGATGGCTAGTAAAGCAGATGCTGTTATTGCTTTTTTGGAACAATGCATATCGTCAGAGTCCATCGAGGTTAATCATTATCTGGTTGCAATGCAAAATATGCATTCAATGCAGTTTGGATTTAGAGATGTAGTGTTGTTCTTTTTCAAAGAAAATCTTCATGTGCTGCTTAATTTGGCTGGTATGCACTACTGTATAGCATGGCTTGGAGTGCCG GCTGAGCGTGTGATGGAAGCCTTATATAGGAGCAAGATTTCCGATAGAAAAATATGTGTTCAGTGGTGGAAGCTCGGGCGGTGGTCGTACGGATTTAGACTGCGTGACGAGTCAATTTCAAGGAGGGCTTCCCTTAGAGATCTTGCAATGACAAAAGAGCAGGAAGTTCTTGACGTTCTTTATCGCGGTGCAATTCATGAGGTCATACGCGTTCAGATTTCAGCACCTAAGCCCGTTAGTTCTCATTGGTCATGCCAAAGTCAGATTGCAGGAACATCAGGTTAG